A window of the Streptomyces sp. NBC_00250 genome harbors these coding sequences:
- the nuoE gene encoding NADH-quinone oxidoreductase subunit NuoE, translating into MTDQISLGMPQLPAPAYPAEVHARLTEDARAIIDRYPDSRSALLPMLHLVQSEEGHVTRTGMAFCAETLGLTTAEVTAVATFYTMYRRKPSGDYQVGVCTNTLCAVMGGDAIFEELKEHLAVGNNETTDDGKITLEHIECNAACDFAPVVMVNWEFFDNQTPESAKQMVDDLRAGRTVEPTRGAPICTFKETARILAGFPDERPGAVEATGGAGPASLVGLRLAKGERPHHRIVHPRGETSGQEGE; encoded by the coding sequence ATGACCGACCAGATCAGTCTGGGCATGCCCCAGCTCCCCGCCCCCGCGTACCCGGCCGAGGTCCACGCCCGCCTGACCGAGGACGCGCGGGCGATCATCGACCGCTACCCGGACTCCCGCTCCGCGCTCCTGCCGATGCTGCACCTCGTGCAGTCGGAGGAGGGGCATGTGACCCGTACCGGCATGGCGTTCTGTGCCGAGACGCTCGGCCTCACCACCGCCGAGGTCACCGCCGTCGCCACCTTCTACACGATGTACCGGCGCAAGCCCTCCGGCGACTACCAGGTCGGCGTCTGCACGAACACGCTCTGCGCGGTCATGGGCGGCGACGCCATCTTCGAGGAGCTCAAGGAGCACCTCGCCGTCGGCAACAACGAGACCACCGACGACGGCAAGATCACCCTCGAACACATCGAGTGCAACGCGGCCTGCGACTTCGCCCCCGTGGTGATGGTCAACTGGGAGTTCTTCGACAACCAGACCCCCGAGTCCGCCAAGCAGATGGTCGACGACCTGCGGGCCGGCCGGACCGTCGAACCCACCCGCGGCGCCCCGATCTGCACCTTCAAGGAGACCGCCCGCATCCTCGCCGGCTTCCCCGACGAGCGCCCCGGCGCCGTCGAGGCCACCGGCGGCGCGGGCCCCGCCTCCCTCGTCGGACTCCGCCTCGCCAAGGGCGAGCGGCCGCACCACCGAATCGTCCACCCGCGTGGTGAGACCTCCGGTCAGGAGGGGGAGTGA
- a CDS encoding C40 family peptidase, producing MSHTAHIPSHRKPRRSASKLALRAGVAGGVLGTIAVAGAAGPANAEPVTETIEMPTLGSLEAGTGLASAVAASAEASQQEALDQSLQTQENLALQKAAKEAKKAKAEADRKAAAEKAEKARLKAEAEAKAEQERKEAQERASRTSERTQLAATSASDDSSSGSGSSAGSSDSQTQAPSGSAAAIVAFARAQIGDSYVTGGTGPNSWDCSGLVQAAYREAGIDLPRISYDQSSMGTSVSLSNLQPGDILYWGSRSGSYHVAIYVGGGKYVGAQNSSTGVVERSLDWDMPSGAVRIL from the coding sequence ATGTCCCACACCGCTCACATACCCAGCCACCGGAAGCCCCGCCGCAGCGCCTCGAAGCTCGCGCTGCGAGCCGGAGTTGCCGGTGGCGTCCTCGGCACCATCGCGGTGGCCGGTGCTGCCGGGCCGGCGAATGCCGAGCCGGTGACCGAGACCATCGAAATGCCCACCCTGGGCTCCCTCGAGGCCGGCACCGGTCTCGCCTCCGCCGTCGCCGCCTCCGCCGAGGCCTCCCAGCAGGAGGCGCTCGACCAGAGCCTCCAGACGCAGGAGAACCTGGCGCTGCAGAAGGCCGCCAAGGAAGCCAAGAAGGCCAAGGCCGAGGCCGACCGCAAGGCCGCCGCCGAGAAGGCCGAGAAGGCCCGCCTCAAGGCCGAGGCCGAGGCGAAGGCCGAGCAGGAGCGCAAGGAAGCCCAGGAGCGGGCCTCCCGCACCAGTGAGCGCACCCAGCTCGCCGCCACGTCCGCGAGCGACGACAGCTCCTCGGGCTCCGGCTCCTCGGCCGGTTCCAGCGACAGCCAGACGCAGGCCCCCTCCGGCTCCGCCGCCGCGATCGTGGCCTTCGCGCGCGCCCAGATCGGCGACTCGTACGTCACCGGCGGCACCGGCCCCAACTCCTGGGACTGCTCCGGCCTCGTCCAGGCCGCCTACCGCGAGGCCGGCATCGACCTGCCGCGCATCTCGTACGACCAGTCGAGCATGGGCACCTCCGTCTCCCTGAGCAACCTCCAGCCGGGCGACATCCTGTACTGGGGCAGCCGCAGCGGCTCGTACCACGTCGCCATCTACGTCGGCGGCGGCAAGTACGTCGGCGCGCAGAACTCGTCGACCGGTGTCGTCGAGCGCTCCCTGGACTGGGACATGCCGTCGGGCGCGGTCCGCATCCTCTGA
- the nuoH gene encoding NADH-quinone oxidoreductase subunit NuoH yields the protein MTTPLAAEDLSMFGTDPWWLVLIKAVFCFAFLMITVLFSIVWERKVVAWMQLRIGPNRHGPWGLLQSLADGVKLMLKEDVIVKKADKVVYVLAPIIAAIPAFMAIAVIPFGPAGNEVSIFGQRTSMQLTDLPIAMLYVLAVASVGIYGIVLAGWSSGSTYPLLGGLRSCAQMISYEIAMGAAFASVFLYSGSMSTSAIVEAQADRWFVILLPVSFIIYIVTMVGETNRAPFDMPESEGDLVGGFNTEYSSIKFALFMLAEYVNMVTVSAVSVTLFLGGWRAPYPVSTFWEGANHGWWPMLWFVIKVQLLLFFFIWLRGTLPRVRYDQLMKLGWKVLIPVSVVWLMLVATVRALRNENIAFGNIVLYVAGAVLGLLLLSFVVDVFRDRKAKAAAPAPEDTRSFDPMAGGFPVPPKPGQSLPPVPRRRPRHDRDLVVSGAPDTATASDGKETDGV from the coding sequence ATGACCACGCCGCTCGCCGCCGAAGACCTGTCCATGTTCGGTACGGACCCCTGGTGGCTCGTCCTGATCAAGGCCGTCTTCTGCTTCGCCTTCCTGATGATCACCGTGCTGTTCTCCATCGTGTGGGAACGCAAGGTCGTCGCCTGGATGCAGCTGCGCATCGGCCCCAACCGGCACGGCCCCTGGGGCCTCCTCCAGTCCCTCGCGGACGGCGTCAAGCTGATGCTCAAGGAGGACGTGATCGTCAAGAAGGCCGACAAGGTCGTCTACGTCCTCGCCCCGATCATCGCCGCCATCCCGGCGTTCATGGCGATCGCCGTGATCCCCTTCGGACCGGCCGGCAACGAGGTGTCGATCTTCGGCCAGCGCACCTCGATGCAGCTCACCGACCTGCCGATCGCGATGCTGTACGTCCTCGCGGTCGCCTCCGTCGGCATCTACGGCATCGTCCTCGCCGGCTGGTCCTCCGGCTCCACGTACCCGCTGCTCGGCGGTCTGCGCTCCTGCGCGCAGATGATCTCGTACGAGATCGCCATGGGCGCGGCCTTCGCCTCCGTCTTCCTCTACTCGGGGTCGATGTCGACCTCGGCGATCGTCGAGGCGCAGGCGGACCGCTGGTTCGTGATCCTGCTGCCGGTCTCGTTCATCATCTACATCGTCACGATGGTCGGTGAGACGAACCGCGCCCCCTTCGACATGCCGGAGTCCGAGGGCGACCTCGTCGGCGGCTTCAACACCGAGTACTCGTCCATCAAGTTCGCGCTGTTCATGCTCGCCGAGTACGTGAACATGGTGACGGTCTCGGCCGTGTCGGTGACGCTCTTCCTGGGCGGCTGGCGGGCCCCGTACCCGGTCTCCACCTTCTGGGAGGGCGCGAACCACGGCTGGTGGCCGATGCTCTGGTTCGTCATCAAGGTGCAGCTGCTGCTCTTCTTCTTCATCTGGCTCCGCGGCACCCTGCCCCGCGTCCGCTACGACCAGCTGATGAAGCTCGGCTGGAAGGTCCTCATCCCGGTCTCCGTGGTCTGGCTGATGCTGGTCGCCACCGTCCGTGCGCTGCGGAACGAGAACATCGCCTTCGGCAACATCGTCCTGTACGTCGCCGGAGCCGTCCTCGGACTGCTGCTGCTCTCCTTCGTGGTCGACGTGTTCCGCGACCGGAAGGCGAAGGCCGCCGCACCCGCACCCGAGGACACCCGCTCCTTCGACCCGATGGCCGGAGGCTTCCCCGTACCGCCCAAGCCCGGACAGTCCTTGCCGCCCGTGCCCCGGCGCAGGCCGCGGCACGACCGGGACCTCGTTGTCAGCGGCGCCCCCGATACTGCTACTGCGAGTGATGGAAAGGAGACGGACGGTGTCTGA
- the nuoF gene encoding NADH-quinone oxidoreductase subunit NuoF, translating into MMTLAAEINNSSPEKLLSPVLSAFWDQPDSWTLETYERHEGYEGLKRALAMSPDALIAYVKESGLRGRGGAGFPTGMKWQFIPQGDGKPHYLVVNADESEPGTCKDIPLLFANPHSLIEGMIIACYAIRSEHAFIYLRGEVVPVLRRLHEAVREAYAAGYLGRNILGSGLNLELTVHAGAGAYICGEETALLDSLEGRRGQPRLRPPFPAVAGLYACPTVVNNVESIASVPAILNRGKEWFTSMGSEKSPGFTLYSLSGHVSSPGQYEAPLGITLRQLLDMSGGMRPGHRLKFWTPGGSSTPMFTDEHLDVPLDYEGVGAAGSMLGTKALQCFDETTCVVRAVTRWTEFYAHESCGKCTPCREGTYWLVQLLRDIEAGKGKMSDLDKLNDIADNINGKSFCALGDGAASPIFSSLKYFREEYEQHITGRGCPFDPAKSTAWADNHKEVTA; encoded by the coding sequence GTGATGACCTTGGCCGCCGAGATCAACAACAGCAGCCCCGAGAAGCTTCTGTCCCCCGTCCTCTCGGCCTTCTGGGACCAGCCCGACTCCTGGACCCTGGAGACCTACGAGCGGCACGAGGGATACGAGGGACTCAAGCGGGCCCTCGCGATGAGCCCCGACGCCCTCATCGCGTACGTCAAGGAATCCGGCCTCCGCGGACGCGGCGGCGCGGGATTCCCCACCGGCATGAAGTGGCAGTTCATCCCGCAGGGCGACGGCAAGCCGCACTACCTCGTGGTCAACGCCGACGAGTCCGAGCCCGGCACCTGCAAGGACATCCCCCTCCTCTTCGCCAACCCGCACTCCCTCATCGAGGGAATGATCATCGCCTGCTACGCGATCCGCTCCGAGCACGCCTTCATCTACCTGCGCGGCGAAGTCGTCCCCGTCCTGCGCCGCCTCCACGAGGCGGTCCGCGAGGCGTACGCCGCCGGCTACCTCGGCCGGAACATCCTCGGCAGCGGACTGAACCTCGAACTCACCGTGCACGCAGGCGCCGGCGCGTACATCTGCGGAGAGGAGACAGCGCTCCTCGACTCGCTCGAAGGGCGCCGCGGCCAGCCCCGGCTGCGCCCGCCCTTCCCCGCGGTCGCCGGTCTGTACGCCTGCCCCACTGTGGTGAACAACGTCGAGTCCATCGCGTCCGTTCCCGCGATCCTCAACCGGGGCAAGGAGTGGTTCACCTCGATGGGCAGCGAGAAGTCCCCGGGCTTCACGCTGTACTCGCTGTCCGGGCACGTCTCCTCGCCCGGCCAGTACGAGGCCCCCCTCGGCATCACCCTGCGCCAGCTCCTCGACATGAGCGGCGGCATGCGCCCCGGCCACCGGCTCAAGTTCTGGACCCCCGGCGGCTCCTCCACCCCGATGTTCACCGACGAGCACCTCGACGTACCCCTCGACTACGAGGGCGTCGGCGCCGCCGGATCGATGCTCGGCACCAAGGCACTCCAGTGCTTCGACGAGACCACCTGCGTCGTCCGGGCCGTCACCCGATGGACCGAGTTCTACGCCCACGAGTCCTGCGGCAAGTGCACACCCTGCCGCGAAGGCACCTACTGGCTCGTCCAGCTGCTCCGAGACATCGAGGCAGGCAAGGGCAAGATGTCCGACCTCGACAAGCTCAACGACATCGCCGACAACATCAACGGCAAGTCGTTCTGCGCCCTCGGCGACGGCGCCGCCTCGCCGATCTTCTCCTCGCTCAAGTACTTCCGCGAGGAGTACGAGCAGCACATCACCGGCCGCGGCTGCCCCTTCGACCCGGCCAAGTCGACCGCCTGGGCGGACAACCACAAGGAGGTGACCGCATGA
- a CDS encoding NADH-quinone oxidoreductase subunit D, translated as MSTSHASPRETTEGTVYTVTGGDWEEVVQSAAKADDERIIVNMGPQHPSTHGVLRLILEIDGETVTEARCGIGYLHTGIEKNLEYRTWTQGTTFVTRMDYLTSFYNETAYCLGVEKLLGITDQIPDRASVIRVLLMELNRLSSHLVCIATGGMELGATTIMIYGFRDREMILDLYELITGLRMNHAFIRPGGLAQDLPPGAVDAVREFVKTMKKNLPEYDKLATGNPIFKARMQDVGYLDLTGCMALGATGPILRSAGLPHDLRKTDPYCGYEDYDFEVPTADTCDSYGRFLVRLEEMRQSLRIVEQCLDRLAPGPVMVGDKKIAWPAQLALGPDGLGNSTDHIAKIMGTSMEALIHHFKLVTEGFRVPAGQAYAAVESPKGELGVHVVSDGGTRPFRVHFRDPSFTNLQAMAAMCEGGQVADVIVAVASIDPVMGGVDR; from the coding sequence ATGTCCACGTCCCACGCGTCTCCCCGAGAGACCACAGAAGGCACCGTCTACACGGTGACCGGCGGCGACTGGGAAGAGGTCGTCCAGTCGGCGGCCAAGGCCGACGACGAGCGCATCATCGTCAACATGGGCCCCCAGCACCCGTCCACCCACGGCGTGCTCCGGCTCATCCTGGAGATCGACGGCGAGACCGTCACCGAGGCCCGCTGCGGCATCGGCTACCTCCACACCGGCATCGAGAAGAACCTCGAGTACCGGACCTGGACGCAGGGCACCACCTTCGTCACGCGCATGGACTACCTCACCTCGTTCTACAACGAGACGGCGTACTGCCTCGGCGTGGAGAAGCTGCTCGGCATCACCGACCAGATCCCGGACCGGGCCAGCGTCATCCGCGTCCTGCTGATGGAGCTCAACCGGCTCTCCTCCCACCTGGTGTGCATCGCCACCGGCGGCATGGAGCTCGGCGCCACCACGATCATGATCTACGGCTTCCGGGACCGCGAGATGATCCTGGACCTGTACGAGCTGATCACCGGCCTGCGCATGAACCACGCGTTCATCCGCCCCGGCGGCCTCGCCCAGGACCTGCCGCCCGGCGCCGTCGACGCCGTGCGCGAGTTCGTGAAGACCATGAAGAAGAACCTGCCGGAGTACGACAAGCTCGCCACCGGCAACCCCATCTTCAAGGCCCGCATGCAGGACGTCGGCTACCTCGACCTCACCGGCTGCATGGCGCTCGGCGCCACGGGACCGATCCTGCGCTCGGCGGGCCTCCCGCACGACCTGCGCAAGACCGACCCGTACTGCGGATACGAGGACTACGACTTCGAGGTCCCCACCGCCGACACCTGCGACTCCTACGGACGCTTCCTCGTCCGCCTGGAGGAGATGCGGCAGTCCCTCCGGATCGTCGAGCAGTGCCTCGACCGCCTGGCGCCGGGCCCCGTCATGGTCGGCGACAAGAAGATCGCCTGGCCCGCGCAGCTCGCGCTCGGCCCCGACGGCCTCGGCAACTCCACCGACCACATCGCGAAGATCATGGGCACCTCCATGGAGGCCCTGATCCACCACTTCAAGCTGGTCACCGAGGGCTTCCGCGTCCCGGCCGGGCAGGCCTACGCGGCCGTCGAGTCGCCCAAGGGCGAGCTCGGCGTGCACGTCGTCTCCGACGGCGGCACCCGCCCCTTCCGGGTCCACTTCCGCGACCCGTCCTTCACCAACCTCCAGGCCATGGCCGCGATGTGCGAGGGCGGCCAGGTCGCCGACGTCATCGTCGCCGTCGCCTCCATCGACCCCGTGATGGGAGGCGTCGACCGATGA
- a CDS encoding NuoB/complex I 20 kDa subunit family protein: MGLEEKLPSGFLLTTVEQAAGWVRKASVFPATFGLACCAIEMMTTGAGRYDLARFGMEVFRGSPRQADLMIVAGRVSQKMAPVLRQVYDQMPNPKWVISMGVCASSGGMFNNYAIVQGVDHIVPVDIYLPGCPPRPEMLLDAILKLHQKIQTSKLGVNAEEAAREAEEAALKALPTIELKGLLR, from the coding sequence ATGGGACTCGAAGAGAAACTCCCGAGCGGCTTTCTGCTGACGACGGTCGAACAGGCCGCGGGTTGGGTGCGCAAGGCGTCCGTGTTCCCCGCGACCTTCGGCCTCGCATGCTGCGCCATCGAGATGATGACCACCGGAGCCGGCCGGTACGACCTGGCCCGCTTCGGCATGGAGGTCTTCCGCGGCTCACCGCGCCAGGCCGACCTGATGATCGTCGCCGGCCGGGTCAGCCAGAAGATGGCGCCCGTCCTGAGGCAGGTCTACGACCAGATGCCCAACCCCAAGTGGGTCATCTCCATGGGCGTCTGCGCCTCCTCGGGCGGCATGTTCAACAACTACGCGATCGTCCAGGGCGTCGACCACATCGTGCCGGTCGACATCTACCTGCCCGGCTGCCCGCCGCGCCCGGAGATGCTGCTCGACGCGATCCTCAAGCTCCACCAGAAGATCCAGACCTCCAAGCTCGGCGTGAACGCCGAGGAGGCGGCCCGGGAGGCGGAGGAAGCGGCGCTCAAGGCGCTGCCGACCATTGAGTTGAAGGGTCTGCTGAGGTGA
- a CDS encoding NADH-quinone oxidoreductase subunit A: MNAYAPVLVLGALGAGFAIFSVVMATLIGPKRYNRAKLEAYECGIEPTPTPAGGGRFPIKYYLTAMLFIVFDIEIVFLYPWAVTFDALGLFGLVEMLLFVLTVFVAYAYVWRRGGLEWD; this comes from the coding sequence GTGAATGCGTACGCGCCCGTCCTCGTGCTCGGTGCCCTGGGTGCGGGGTTTGCGATCTTCTCCGTGGTCATGGCCACGCTTATCGGGCCAAAGCGGTACAACAGGGCAAAGCTTGAGGCGTACGAGTGCGGCATCGAACCGACGCCCACTCCCGCCGGAGGCGGCCGCTTCCCGATCAAGTACTACCTGACGGCGATGCTCTTCATCGTCTTCGACATCGAGATCGTCTTCCTCTACCCCTGGGCGGTCACCTTCGACGCCCTGGGGCTTTTCGGGCTCGTGGAGATGCTGCTCTTCGTGCTCACCGTCTTCGTCGCCTACGCGTATGTGTGGCGTCGCGGCGGCCTGGAATGGGACTGA
- a CDS encoding NADH-quinone oxidoreductase subunit G has translation MTVTTPQPAGGGSPAVPPEDLVSLTIDGIEISVPKGTLVIRAAEQLGIEIPRFCDHPLLDPAGACRQCIVEVEGQRKPMASCTITCTDGMVVKSQLTSPVAEKAQHGVMELLLVNHPLDCPVCDKGGECPLQNQAMSHGQSESRFEGVKRTYEKPIAISTQVLLDRERCVLCARCTRFSNQVAGDPMIELIERGALQQVGTGEGDPFESYFSGNTIQICPVGALTSAAYRFRSRPFDLVSSPSVCEQCAGGCATRTDHRRGKVMRRLAADDPEVNEEWICDKGRFGFRYAQQRDRLTTPLVRNPGTGELEPTSWPEALEAAALGLVRGRTGVLTGGRLTVEDSYAYAKFARVALDTHDIDFRARIHSGEEADFLASAVAGRGRDLDGTGVTYTSLEAAPAVLLVGLESEEEAPGVFLRLRKAWRKHGQKTYAVAAFATRGLEKAGGTLLPAAPGTETEWLDALTSRVGLEGDGLAAAEALRTEGAVLVVGERLAGVPGALTAALRTAAATGARLVWIPRRSGERGAVEAGALPALLPGGRPATHPRAREEVAAVWGVRELPHGYGRDTGQILEAAATGELAALLVGGVEVSDLPDPARAREALDAAFVVSLELRPSEVTERADVVLPVAAVAEKPGTFLNWEGRARMFEAALKPEQMTRPLAPSDARVLHMLADALDAHLGLPDLRSVRRELDRLAGWTEERASEPVEPGQAAARPGDGEAVLAGHRMLLDLGRLQEGDTALAGTRHAAVARLSAATAADTGVKDGDTLEVTGPAGSVAFPLQVTEMPDRVVWLPLNSAGRGVLSDTGAHPGDLVRIGPATPSPVDGTEVQA, from the coding sequence ATGACCGTCACCACGCCCCAGCCCGCCGGCGGCGGCAGCCCGGCCGTACCACCGGAAGATCTCGTCTCGCTGACGATCGACGGCATCGAGATCTCCGTCCCCAAGGGGACCCTGGTCATCCGCGCCGCCGAACAGCTCGGCATCGAGATCCCGCGCTTCTGCGACCACCCGCTCCTCGACCCCGCCGGCGCCTGCCGCCAGTGCATCGTCGAGGTCGAGGGCCAGCGCAAGCCGATGGCCTCCTGCACCATCACCTGCACCGACGGCATGGTGGTGAAGTCGCAGCTGACCAGTCCCGTCGCCGAGAAGGCCCAGCACGGTGTGATGGAGCTGCTGCTCGTCAACCACCCGCTGGACTGCCCCGTCTGCGACAAGGGCGGCGAGTGCCCCCTGCAGAACCAGGCCATGTCCCACGGGCAGTCCGAGTCCCGCTTCGAGGGCGTCAAGCGCACCTACGAGAAGCCGATCGCGATCTCCACCCAGGTGCTGCTCGACCGCGAGCGCTGCGTCCTGTGCGCCCGCTGCACCCGCTTCTCCAACCAGGTCGCCGGCGACCCGATGATCGAACTCATCGAGCGCGGCGCCCTCCAGCAGGTCGGCACCGGCGAGGGCGACCCCTTCGAGTCGTACTTCTCCGGCAACACCATCCAGATCTGCCCGGTCGGCGCCCTCACCTCGGCCGCCTACCGCTTCCGCTCCCGCCCCTTCGACCTCGTCTCCTCGCCGTCCGTGTGCGAGCAGTGCGCCGGCGGCTGCGCCACCCGCACCGACCACCGGCGCGGCAAGGTCATGCGACGGCTCGCCGCCGACGACCCGGAGGTCAACGAGGAGTGGATCTGCGACAAGGGCCGCTTCGGCTTCCGGTACGCCCAGCAGCGCGACCGGCTCACCACCCCGCTCGTCCGCAACCCCGGGACCGGTGAACTGGAGCCCACCTCCTGGCCCGAGGCCCTGGAAGCGGCCGCCCTCGGACTCGTCCGCGGCCGCACCGGCGTCCTCACCGGCGGCAGGCTGACCGTCGAGGACTCCTACGCGTACGCCAAGTTCGCCCGCGTCGCCCTCGACACCCACGACATCGACTTCCGGGCCCGGATCCACTCCGGCGAGGAGGCCGACTTCCTCGCCTCCGCCGTCGCCGGACGCGGCCGCGACCTGGACGGCACGGGCGTCACGTACACCTCGCTCGAAGCCGCCCCGGCCGTCCTCCTCGTCGGCCTGGAGTCCGAGGAGGAGGCCCCCGGCGTCTTCCTGCGGCTCCGCAAGGCCTGGCGCAAGCACGGCCAGAAGACCTACGCGGTCGCCGCCTTCGCCACCCGCGGCCTGGAGAAGGCGGGCGGCACCCTGCTGCCCGCCGCCCCCGGCACCGAGACCGAGTGGCTCGACGCGCTCACCTCCCGGGTCGGCCTCGAAGGCGACGGACTCGCCGCCGCCGAGGCCCTCCGCACGGAAGGCGCCGTCCTCGTCGTCGGCGAGCGCCTCGCCGGAGTCCCCGGCGCCCTGACCGCCGCCCTGCGCACCGCCGCCGCCACCGGCGCCCGGCTCGTGTGGATCCCGCGCCGCTCCGGCGAACGCGGAGCGGTCGAGGCCGGAGCGCTCCCGGCGCTGCTGCCCGGCGGCCGGCCCGCGACCCACCCCCGCGCGCGTGAGGAGGTCGCCGCAGTCTGGGGCGTCCGCGAACTCCCGCACGGCTACGGCCGCGACACCGGCCAGATCCTGGAGGCCGCCGCCACCGGCGAACTCGCCGCCCTGCTCGTCGGCGGCGTCGAGGTCTCCGACCTCCCGGACCCGGCACGCGCGCGTGAAGCGCTCGACGCGGCCTTCGTCGTCTCCCTGGAACTGCGGCCCAGCGAGGTCACCGAACGCGCCGACGTCGTCCTCCCGGTCGCCGCCGTCGCCGAGAAGCCCGGCACCTTCCTCAACTGGGAAGGCCGGGCCCGGATGTTCGAGGCCGCGCTCAAGCCCGAGCAGATGACCCGGCCCCTGGCCCCGTCGGACGCGCGCGTCCTCCACATGCTCGCCGACGCCCTCGACGCCCACCTGGGCCTGCCCGACCTCAGGTCCGTACGCCGGGAACTCGACCGGCTCGCCGGCTGGACCGAGGAGCGGGCCTCCGAGCCCGTCGAACCCGGTCAGGCCGCGGCCCGGCCCGGCGACGGCGAGGCCGTCCTCGCCGGACACCGGATGCTCCTCGACCTCGGCCGGCTCCAGGAGGGCGACACCGCCCTCGCGGGCACCCGGCACGCGGCCGTCGCCCGGCTCTCCGCCGCCACCGCCGCCGACACCGGCGTCAAGGACGGCGACACCCTCGAAGTCACCGGCCCCGCGGGCTCCGTCGCCTTCCCGCTCCAGGTCACCGAGATGCCCGACCGCGTCGTCTGGCTCCCGCTGAACTCGGCCGGGCGCGGTGTCCTCTCCGACACCGGCGCCCACCCCGGCGACCTGGTCCGCATCGGCCCGGCGACCCCGAGCCCCGTCGATGGCACGGAGGTGCAGGCATGA
- a CDS encoding NADH-quinone oxidoreductase subunit C — protein MSDETPNPEKDLSAQNLPGQRGEHGEEVRVQRGMFGANNGGDTSGYGGLVRSIRLPGAASRPYGGWFDEVADELEGALEEQGLLPENAIEKTVVDRDELTFHIEREHLVRVARTLRDDPALRFELCTGVSGVHYLGDKGRELHAVYHLRSLTHGRLIRLEVSAPDADPHIPSLVAVYPTNDWHERETYDFFGIVFDGHPALTRIMMPDDWQGHPQRKDYPLGGIAVEYKGAQIPAPDQRRSYS, from the coding sequence GTGAGCGACGAGACACCCAATCCCGAGAAGGACCTCAGCGCGCAGAACCTGCCGGGGCAGCGCGGGGAACACGGCGAGGAGGTCCGCGTCCAGCGCGGGATGTTCGGCGCCAACAACGGCGGCGACACTTCCGGCTACGGCGGACTCGTCCGCTCGATCCGGCTCCCCGGCGCGGCCTCCCGCCCCTACGGCGGCTGGTTCGACGAGGTCGCCGACGAACTCGAGGGCGCGCTGGAGGAGCAGGGCCTGCTCCCCGAGAACGCCATCGAGAAGACGGTCGTCGACCGCGACGAGCTGACCTTCCACATCGAGCGGGAGCACCTCGTCCGCGTCGCCCGCACGCTCCGCGACGACCCGGCGCTCCGCTTCGAGCTGTGCACCGGCGTCTCCGGCGTCCACTACCTGGGCGACAAGGGCCGCGAGCTGCACGCCGTCTACCACCTGCGCTCGCTCACCCACGGCCGGCTGATCCGCCTGGAGGTGTCGGCCCCCGACGCCGACCCGCACATCCCGTCCCTCGTCGCCGTCTACCCGACGAACGACTGGCACGAGCGCGAGACGTACGACTTCTTCGGCATCGTCTTCGACGGCCACCCCGCCCTCACCCGGATCATGATGCCGGACGACTGGCAGGGCCACCCGCAGCGCAAGGACTACCCCCTCGGCGGCATCGCCGTCGAGTACAAGGGCGCCCAGATCCCGGCTCCGGACCAGCGGAGGTCGTACAGCTGA